From Flavobacteriales bacterium, one genomic window encodes:
- a CDS encoding prolipoprotein diacylglyceryl transferase has product MYPRISDLLLDLFGINFPLPIQSFGFFVALAFLSGSYFLAKELKRKENEGHFNPTINKIFVGEPATILELISSAIIGFLLGYKIILLFMDYDGFVINPQEMILSLKGSLPGGVFGAVLAAYLRYKEKQTEVLKTPKWINHLVSPNQHAGNMVMISAILGLTGAKIFHNLEYLDDFMLDPMGSILSFSGLTYYGGLLGGAIGLLIYGKKNNLGLIHMFDSFAPILLLSYGIGRIGCHVSGDGDWGIPNDTPMPDWLSIFPEWVWAYGYENNVIGVNLQQDFARMGLESLTGKAWPTPLYESILNIILFVILWSYRKKISTPGMLFSIYLIINGVERFFIEKIRVNSTYNILGSEITQAELISSAFILLGIIGIIYTQKNKNTALNAA; this is encoded by the coding sequence ATGTACCCACGAATTTCAGATCTCTTACTTGATTTATTTGGAATCAACTTCCCCCTACCAATTCAAAGCTTTGGTTTTTTTGTTGCTCTTGCATTTCTTTCAGGTAGCTACTTTTTAGCAAAAGAATTGAAAAGGAAAGAAAATGAAGGGCATTTCAATCCTACAATAAATAAAATATTTGTAGGTGAACCTGCAACTATACTAGAGTTAATTTCTTCTGCAATAATTGGGTTTCTACTTGGCTATAAAATAATTCTTCTATTCATGGATTATGATGGGTTTGTTATTAACCCTCAAGAAATGATACTTAGCCTAAAAGGAAGTTTACCTGGAGGTGTTTTCGGGGCAGTACTCGCAGCCTACCTAAGATACAAAGAGAAGCAAACCGAGGTTCTCAAAACTCCTAAATGGATTAATCATCTCGTCTCCCCCAATCAGCATGCCGGAAACATGGTGATGATAAGCGCGATTTTAGGCTTAACAGGTGCCAAAATTTTTCACAACCTTGAATATTTAGATGATTTCATGCTTGACCCAATGGGGTCTATCTTGTCATTTAGTGGATTAACTTATTATGGAGGATTACTTGGAGGGGCAATTGGTCTTTTGATTTATGGAAAGAAAAACAACTTGGGCTTAATTCATATGTTTGATTCATTCGCTCCTATCCTTCTATTAAGTTATGGAATAGGGAGAATAGGATGTCATGTCTCTGGCGATGGTGACTGGGGAATTCCAAATGATACTCCAATGCCAGACTGGTTAAGCATATTCCCAGAATGGGTTTGGGCATACGGATACGAAAATAATGTGATTGGCGTAAATCTACAACAAGATTTTGCTCGTATGGGACTAGAAAGCTTAACCGGTAAAGCGTGGCCCACTCCACTTTACGAAAGCATTCTAAACATTATCTTGTTTGTTATTCTATGGTCGTACAGAAAAAAAATTTCTACTCCAGGTATGCTCTTTTCCATATACCTAATTATCAATGGAGTAGAACGGTTCTTCATAGAAAAGATCAGAGTAAATTCCACCTATAACATATTGGGAAGCGAGATAACCCAAGCCGAACTAATTTCTAGCGCATTTATCCTACTAGGTATTATCGGTATTATTTATACTCAAAAAAACAAAAACACAGCACTGAATGCAGCTTAG
- a CDS encoding inositol monophosphatase, with protein MQLSEIRKQVCAVSIQVGKMILTERKQHDTPNFEIKGKNDFVTYVDKMAEKAIIEQLRTILPEAGVIAEESGTDAKDVYNWIIDPLDGTTNFIHNIPVFCVSIALQRNNEIIIGVVYEINNEECFSAHIDGGATLNNKTIRVSETIKLANSLVATGFPYTDFDFIKPYMATFNEVVQKSRGIRRLGSAAADLSYMACGRFDCFFEFGLNAWDVAAGSLIVTEAGGRVMDYKMKEDFIFGGEIIAINGISTNELPEIIAYFY; from the coding sequence ATGCAGCTTAGTGAGATCCGAAAACAAGTATGCGCAGTAAGCATACAGGTTGGTAAAATGATTCTTACAGAAAGAAAACAGCACGACACTCCCAATTTTGAGATAAAGGGAAAAAACGACTTCGTTACTTACGTCGACAAAATGGCCGAAAAAGCGATAATTGAACAGTTAAGAACAATATTACCAGAAGCAGGAGTCATAGCAGAGGAGTCTGGAACAGACGCTAAAGATGTATATAACTGGATAATAGACCCCTTAGACGGAACAACTAACTTCATTCACAATATCCCTGTATTCTGTGTTAGCATTGCGCTACAACGAAATAATGAAATTATTATCGGAGTAGTTTACGAGATCAATAACGAAGAATGCTTTTCTGCTCATATAGATGGCGGAGCAACTTTGAATAATAAAACTATCCGTGTTTCGGAAACAATAAAACTTGCAAATTCGCTCGTTGCAACCGGTTTTCCTTACACAGACTTTGATTTTATAAAACCTTACATGGCTACCTTCAATGAAGTTGTTCAGAAATCTAGAGGAATTAGGCGATTAGGGTCAGCTGCAGCAGATTTATCTTACATGGCATGTGGCAGATTCGATTGTTTTTTCGAATTCGGACTAAATGCATGGGATGTAGCAGCTGGTAGTCTGATAGTTACAGAAGCAGGAGGACGTGTTATGGACTACAAAATGAAAGAAGAC